The proteins below come from a single Corynebacterium glyciniphilum AJ 3170 genomic window:
- a CDS encoding tyramine oxidase subunit B → MTTTVPAPAVTAPSSPHLDTLYLSEPDMVAAGVKDMPACVDTMEEMFSLLGVGDYRMGGANNNSHGSMVLFPDESPHNRMPKNGPDRRFMAMPAYLGGEFHTAGVKWYGSNIENRASGLPRSIHTFILNDADSGAPLAIMNGNLLSSYRTGAVSGVGARHLAKPGATTAAVVGPGVMGKTALEAFAAGVPTLNTVKVKGRSPAGIDSFLAWIDETLPQFTTVEVVDTAEEAVRDTEVIAYTTTAPIGSGNYPVLDPSWLSPGAFVSIPSCVNISDWWLASGAGRLVLDNRSLYECWHEEFGDDAFETVGIIGNKFLALEKNGEISEGTVVDIADVINGATVGRRSDDDIVVYSVGGMPVEDVAWATTLYRRALENGIGTSLPVWDSPELA, encoded by the coding sequence ATGACAACCACCGTCCCAGCACCTGCCGTCACCGCTCCGTCCAGCCCGCACCTTGACACCCTCTACCTCAGTGAACCGGACATGGTCGCCGCCGGGGTGAAGGACATGCCCGCCTGCGTCGACACCATGGAGGAGATGTTCTCTCTCCTCGGCGTCGGCGACTACCGGATGGGCGGAGCCAACAACAACTCCCACGGCTCCATGGTCCTGTTCCCTGACGAGTCCCCGCACAACCGAATGCCGAAGAATGGTCCCGATCGCCGTTTCATGGCCATGCCCGCCTACCTCGGCGGGGAGTTCCACACCGCCGGAGTGAAGTGGTACGGCTCCAACATCGAGAATCGTGCGTCCGGCCTGCCACGCTCGATCCACACCTTCATCCTCAATGACGCCGATTCCGGCGCACCGCTGGCCATCATGAACGGCAATCTGCTGTCGTCCTACCGCACCGGTGCGGTCTCCGGCGTGGGTGCCCGCCACCTCGCCAAACCCGGTGCGACGACGGCAGCCGTCGTGGGACCGGGGGTGATGGGTAAGACCGCGCTCGAGGCCTTTGCTGCCGGCGTGCCCACCCTGAACACGGTGAAGGTCAAGGGCCGCAGCCCGGCGGGAATCGACAGTTTCCTCGCGTGGATCGACGAGACGCTGCCGCAGTTCACCACAGTCGAGGTCGTCGACACCGCCGAGGAGGCCGTGCGTGACACCGAGGTCATCGCCTACACCACCACGGCACCGATCGGCTCGGGCAACTACCCGGTCCTCGACCCGTCCTGGTTGTCGCCCGGTGCGTTCGTCTCCATCCCGTCCTGCGTCAACATCTCCGACTGGTGGCTCGCGTCTGGCGCGGGACGCCTTGTCCTCGACAACCGCAGCCTCTACGAGTGCTGGCATGAGGAGTTCGGCGACGACGCCTTCGAGACCGTCGGCATCATCGGCAACAAGTTCCTCGCGTTGGAGAAGAACGGCGAGATCTCAGAGGGCACGGTCGTCGACATCGCCGACGTGATCAACGGTGCGACTGTCGGACGACGTTCGGACGATGACATCGTGGTCTATTCCGTCGGTGGCATGCCGGTCGAGGACGTCGCGTGGGCGACCACGCTGTACCGGCGTGCTCTGGAGAACGGCATCGGCACGTCCCTGCCGGTCTGGGACTCCCCGGAGCTCGCATGA
- a CDS encoding M20 family metallopeptidase, with protein sequence MSDVEAHKEILKDAVSAAQLDLVALSEWLHAHPETAWQEHESAARCAAFLRDRGFSVRENFVDLPTAFHATYGSGPFRLALMAEYDALPNIGHACGHNLIASMSLGAAVALSSVADDLGLTVEVFGTPAEEGGGGKIEMLDRGAFDGLDFAMMVHPAPVDVVRARPFAVEHWEVTYTGQAAHAASYPTEGVNAADAFTVAEVGIALLRQQLPSSVRVHGIVTHGGDAPNAIPGRTRGRWYVRANDMQQLKETGDKVKRCFEAGALATGCEVEIRDESKPYSDFRTADRALRFYEDNARALGRDLHREGDGPEADMCRASTDMANVSWAVPAIHPYIGVGSYPVLNHQAPFAEACVGQVAEQTLFDGAVALAWTAVDIVCAPTEGVGSA encoded by the coding sequence ATGAGTGACGTGGAGGCACACAAGGAGATTCTGAAGGATGCGGTCAGTGCGGCACAGCTCGATCTCGTAGCACTGTCCGAGTGGTTGCACGCCCATCCGGAAACCGCCTGGCAGGAGCACGAGTCCGCGGCACGGTGCGCCGCTTTTCTGCGGGACCGTGGCTTCAGCGTCAGGGAGAACTTCGTCGACCTGCCGACTGCCTTCCATGCCACCTACGGCAGCGGCCCGTTCCGCCTCGCGCTGATGGCCGAATACGATGCCCTGCCGAACATCGGTCACGCCTGCGGCCACAACCTCATCGCTTCCATGTCCCTCGGAGCCGCCGTCGCACTATCGTCTGTGGCGGATGACCTCGGCCTCACCGTGGAAGTCTTCGGCACTCCCGCCGAGGAAGGTGGTGGAGGCAAGATCGAGATGCTCGACCGAGGGGCCTTCGACGGCCTTGATTTCGCGATGATGGTGCACCCCGCGCCAGTGGACGTCGTCCGCGCCCGCCCCTTTGCCGTCGAACACTGGGAAGTCACTTACACCGGGCAGGCGGCGCACGCGGCGTCCTACCCGACGGAAGGAGTCAATGCTGCCGACGCCTTTACCGTCGCTGAAGTCGGCATCGCCCTGCTGCGACAACAGCTGCCGTCCAGCGTGCGGGTGCACGGGATAGTGACCCACGGCGGAGATGCCCCCAACGCGATCCCTGGCCGGACCCGGGGACGGTGGTACGTGCGTGCCAACGATATGCAGCAGCTCAAAGAGACTGGCGACAAGGTCAAGCGCTGCTTCGAGGCTGGTGCCCTGGCTACCGGATGCGAGGTGGAGATCCGAGACGAATCCAAGCCCTACTCCGACTTCCGCACTGCCGATCGTGCCCTGCGGTTCTACGAGGACAACGCCCGGGCTCTCGGCCGGGATTTGCACCGCGAGGGCGACGGCCCCGAGGCGGACATGTGCCGGGCATCGACCGACATGGCGAACGTGTCCTGGGCAGTGCCTGCCATCCACCCGTACATCGGTGTGGGCTCCTATCCGGTGCTGAATCACCAGGCACCCTTCGCCGAGGCATGCGTGGGGCAGGTGGCAGAACAGACCCTGTTCGATGGGGCCGTGGCCCTGGCCTGGACGGCGGTGGACATCGTGTGTGCTCCGACTGAAGGTGTCGGGTCGGCCTGA
- a CDS encoding DUF1028 domain-containing protein, with product MTFSIIARDADGALGMAVSSSSPAVAARCLHLRGGVGVVASQNITDPRFGPYLLDLLADGLSPAEAVTRLQADDDTLDYRQISVLAPSGAGTAHSGRHTLGTYASSVGADAVVAGNMLAATSVPDAMLAEFGDTGGELETRLLAAMQAGLGAGGEAGPVHSAGLAVIRGAGWAETDLRVDWSEDPLGDLEMLLETWLPQRDDYVTRGKDPASSPSYGVPGDE from the coding sequence ATGACTTTCTCCATCATCGCCCGGGATGCCGATGGCGCCCTCGGCATGGCCGTCTCCTCGTCCTCCCCGGCCGTTGCGGCACGGTGCCTGCACTTGCGCGGTGGTGTCGGTGTGGTCGCGTCGCAGAACATCACTGATCCGCGGTTCGGGCCTTATCTACTCGACCTCCTCGCAGACGGACTGAGCCCGGCGGAGGCAGTCACCCGACTGCAAGCCGACGACGACACACTCGACTACCGCCAGATCAGCGTCCTTGCTCCTTCTGGCGCCGGCACCGCCCACTCCGGGCGACACACACTGGGCACGTACGCTTCCTCCGTCGGCGCTGACGCCGTTGTCGCCGGCAACATGCTCGCCGCCACCTCTGTCCCCGATGCCATGCTCGCCGAATTCGGCGACACCGGCGGCGAGCTGGAAACCCGCCTGCTCGCCGCCATGCAGGCGGGCTTGGGGGCCGGGGGAGAGGCCGGGCCGGTGCATTCCGCTGGCCTCGCCGTCATTCGCGGCGCCGGATGGGCAGAGACCGATCTGCGCGTGGACTGGTCGGAGGATCCGCTCGGCGATCTGGAAATGCTACTGGAGACCTGGCTGCCACAGCGTGACGACTACGTCACCCGTGGCAAAGACCCAGCATCATCTCCCTCCTACGGGGTGCCCGGCGATGAGTGA
- a CDS encoding lamin tail domain-containing protein: MNELHRIAPLPLALTLLFLIVSGIAVAAPEASSATASDSSVVINEVESNGDPAGDWVELANTDPSDSVDVSGWSIIDDDDSHAPVILPADTDIESGGYLAVYTEPSFGLGSNDSVTLSDADGTVVDETIWSGHAATTWGRVPDMTGDFAVTGEPTRGLRNVAEGANPGSPGDPADAWPYDPQDISPVALTDDHGGDLVSDFIAEDMSGVDFGSDGTAYVVNNDEGTLYALTPQDANSYHIDSRHQLRYEDGSGLPDAEGVTVGPDGALYVATERDNSSKDASRPSVLRFELSGGGEAGPAAGELHATDEWNLAEFTGEIGANGGLETIAWISDADDSALFAVGVEETGDVLFVALAEDEATLVQRYEAPFEGVMASDYDAATGELAILCDEACDGASQVLVTGEGGFGPADETIYARPEGMDNLANEGYARRVDAGGTERFLWTDDGATDGVGLRGAVRSAGEVPGDLPSDPTGSLGSTSSSAA; encoded by the coding sequence GTGAACGAACTCCATAGAATCGCGCCCCTCCCGCTGGCCCTGACTCTCCTTTTTCTTATAGTGTCCGGTATCGCCGTCGCCGCTCCAGAAGCAAGCTCGGCCACGGCGTCCGACTCCTCCGTCGTCATCAACGAGGTCGAGTCCAACGGCGACCCGGCGGGGGACTGGGTGGAGCTCGCCAACACCGACCCGAGTGACTCCGTCGACGTCTCTGGATGGAGCATCATCGATGACGACGATTCCCATGCCCCCGTCATCCTTCCGGCCGACACCGATATCGAATCCGGCGGCTACCTCGCCGTCTACACGGAACCGTCCTTCGGCCTCGGCAGCAACGACTCCGTGACCCTCTCCGACGCTGACGGCACCGTCGTCGACGAGACCATCTGGTCCGGACATGCCGCTACTACCTGGGGACGCGTCCCCGACATGACCGGTGACTTCGCTGTCACCGGCGAACCCACCCGCGGCCTGCGCAACGTCGCTGAAGGAGCGAACCCAGGCAGCCCCGGCGATCCCGCCGATGCCTGGCCCTACGACCCGCAGGACATCAGCCCCGTCGCTCTCACCGACGACCACGGCGGTGACCTCGTCAGCGACTTCATCGCCGAAGACATGTCCGGTGTTGACTTCGGCTCCGACGGCACCGCCTACGTCGTTAACAACGACGAGGGGACGCTCTACGCCCTCACTCCGCAGGACGCTAACAGTTACCACATCGACAGCCGTCACCAGCTGCGCTACGAGGACGGCAGCGGCCTGCCCGACGCCGAAGGCGTGACCGTCGGCCCCGACGGCGCGCTGTACGTCGCCACTGAGCGGGACAACAGCAGCAAGGACGCCTCCCGCCCTTCGGTCCTGCGCTTCGAACTCAGCGGCGGTGGGGAGGCAGGCCCGGCCGCCGGTGAACTGCACGCCACCGACGAATGGAACCTCGCCGAGTTCACCGGTGAGATCGGCGCCAACGGCGGCCTCGAGACAATCGCCTGGATCTCCGACGCAGATGACTCTGCACTCTTCGCCGTCGGCGTCGAAGAGACCGGCGATGTCCTGTTCGTCGCCCTCGCCGAGGATGAGGCGACTCTCGTGCAGCGCTACGAGGCCCCCTTCGAGGGCGTTATGGCCAGCGACTACGACGCAGCTACCGGCGAACTGGCTATTCTGTGCGACGAGGCCTGCGACGGTGCGTCCCAGGTTCTCGTCACTGGCGAGGGCGGGTTCGGCCCCGCCGACGAGACGATCTATGCACGTCCTGAGGGGATGGACAACCTCGCCAACGAGGGCTACGCCCGCCGTGTCGATGCTGGCGGGACTGAACGGTTCCTCTGGACCGACGATGGGGCCACCGACGGTGTCGGCCTGCGCGGCGCGGTGCGCTCTGCCGGTGAGGTGCCCGGTGATCTGCCGTCCGATCCGACCGGCAGCCTCGGGTCGACCAGTTCGTCCGCCGCCTGA
- a CDS encoding flavin-containing monooxygenase: MTATETTEVVVIGAGQSGIATSEHLTAAGIPHIVLERDRIAEKWRTGRWDSLCANGPAWHDRFPNLTFADPTPSGAEPIDGEAFAHHDRVAQYFEDYAAGFAAPVRTGVEVVSVSKRARQNGYLIVCADGATIVADHVVSATGPFQVPVIPPVISQDVADSCGITQIHSADYDNPQSLPDGGVLVVGAGSSGLQIAAELNKAGKDVTLAVGAHDRPPRRYRGRDNVWWLGVLGKWDMAAPPVGAEHVTIAVTGAEGGYTVDFRDLAADGIHLVGRAENCDADGILYFRDDLADNIHAGDRNLLGLYAEADAYIEVNGLDLPEEPEAWVLGPDPVDVTDPVLSLDLARSGIRTVVWATGYGVDYSWLNVDGVTDDRGRPVHQRGVSPANGVYFVGLPWLSRRGSSFIWGCWHDAKYVVDEIMIQRGYAAYTPEKETAR, encoded by the coding sequence ATGACAGCCACCGAAACCACCGAAGTTGTCGTCATCGGCGCCGGCCAGTCAGGCATTGCGACGAGTGAGCACCTGACAGCTGCCGGTATTCCGCACATTGTCCTGGAACGCGACCGGATCGCTGAGAAATGGCGCACCGGACGCTGGGACTCGCTCTGCGCTAACGGCCCCGCCTGGCACGACCGGTTCCCGAACCTCACCTTTGCCGATCCCACCCCGTCCGGGGCTGAGCCGATCGACGGGGAAGCCTTCGCCCACCACGATCGCGTCGCACAGTACTTCGAGGACTACGCCGCCGGCTTCGCCGCCCCGGTACGCACCGGGGTGGAGGTCGTCTCGGTATCGAAACGTGCCCGGCAGAACGGTTACCTCATCGTCTGCGCTGATGGTGCGACCATCGTTGCTGATCACGTTGTCTCTGCCACCGGCCCCTTTCAAGTACCAGTGATTCCGCCGGTCATCTCCCAGGATGTCGCGGACAGCTGCGGAATCACCCAGATCCACTCCGCGGACTACGACAACCCGCAGAGCCTGCCGGACGGTGGTGTGCTCGTGGTCGGAGCCGGGTCGTCCGGCCTGCAGATCGCCGCGGAACTGAACAAGGCAGGAAAGGACGTCACTCTCGCCGTTGGTGCGCACGACCGTCCGCCACGCCGATACCGTGGCCGCGACAACGTCTGGTGGCTCGGTGTCCTCGGCAAATGGGACATGGCTGCCCCGCCGGTGGGCGCCGAACACGTTACGATCGCCGTCACTGGTGCGGAAGGCGGGTACACCGTCGACTTCCGCGACCTGGCTGCCGACGGTATCCACCTTGTCGGACGTGCGGAGAACTGTGACGCTGACGGCATCTTGTACTTTCGTGACGACCTCGCTGACAACATCCACGCTGGCGACAGAAATCTCCTCGGCCTCTACGCCGAAGCCGACGCGTACATCGAGGTCAACGGCCTGGACCTTCCGGAGGAACCCGAGGCGTGGGTGCTCGGCCCCGACCCGGTGGACGTCACCGACCCGGTGCTCAGTCTCGACCTGGCCCGGTCCGGAATCCGTACCGTTGTGTGGGCGACCGGCTACGGCGTCGACTACTCCTGGTTGAACGTCGACGGCGTCACCGACGACCGGGGACGTCCGGTCCATCAGCGCGGGGTGAGCCCTGCCAACGGCGTGTACTTCGTCGGCCTGCCCTGGCTGTCGCGACGGGGCTCCAGCTTCATCTGGGGCTGTTGGCACGACGCGAAGTACGTCGTCGACGAGATCATGATCCAACGCGGTTACGCCGCCTACACCCCTGAGAAGGAGACCGCCCGATGA
- a CDS encoding RidA family protein: MKHTRIRPFNTKDTYPEQNLDNDLCQAVVAGGVVYLRGQIGQDLDTRESVGVGDVEAQAEKAMANIALLMEEAGGSLEDLVKVTVYLTDIRFRETVYRVMGRWLKGVHPVSTGLVVDALARPEWLVEIDATAVL, encoded by the coding sequence ATGAAACACACCCGCATCCGCCCCTTCAATACAAAGGACACCTACCCGGAGCAGAACCTCGACAACGACCTATGCCAGGCCGTCGTCGCCGGGGGAGTGGTCTACCTGCGCGGACAGATCGGCCAAGACCTCGACACTCGCGAGAGCGTCGGTGTCGGTGACGTCGAAGCCCAGGCAGAGAAGGCGATGGCCAACATCGCGCTGCTCATGGAGGAAGCTGGCGGCAGTCTTGAGGACCTCGTCAAAGTTACCGTCTACCTCACTGACATCCGTTTTCGGGAGACGGTATACCGGGTAATGGGACGCTGGCTGAAGGGCGTCCACCCGGTCTCCACGGGCCTGGTGGTCGATGCCCTGGCGCGCCCTGAGTGGCTTGTCGAGATCGACGCGACGGCGGTGCTGTAG
- a CDS encoding TetR/AcrR family transcriptional regulator has protein sequence MPRRVDHDQRRHEIIGSVWLLIADEGLDAVTTRRIADATGFSNGLLRYYFPGKDAVVTAAFEYVYAATNERAGTDGRERGRAGLERLAEEILPLDAVRRAEARVVTAFWQRAVTRQDEAEIFAERMSQWHDYFLDRLDEAAQDGDLWDGTVSDEAKSAVVDELLTMLTGAQVWAALNQDQAAPDRLRAQLTSFGNRVFTS, from the coding sequence ATGCCCCGCCGCGTAGACCACGACCAGCGACGCCACGAGATCATCGGATCGGTGTGGCTACTCATTGCCGACGAAGGCCTCGATGCAGTCACTACCCGCCGCATCGCCGACGCTACCGGCTTCTCCAACGGTCTGCTGCGCTACTACTTCCCGGGCAAGGACGCCGTAGTGACCGCTGCCTTCGAGTACGTTTACGCCGCGACGAACGAGCGGGCGGGCACCGACGGACGTGAACGCGGCCGCGCCGGGCTGGAGCGTCTCGCCGAGGAGATCCTGCCTCTCGACGCCGTCCGACGTGCCGAGGCCCGCGTCGTCACCGCGTTCTGGCAGCGCGCGGTCACCCGGCAGGACGAGGCGGAGATCTTCGCCGAGCGTATGTCCCAGTGGCACGATTACTTCCTCGATCGTCTCGACGAAGCGGCGCAGGACGGTGACCTGTGGGACGGTACCGTCAGCGATGAGGCGAAGAGCGCCGTTGTCGATGAATTGCTCACGATGCTCACCGGTGCTCAGGTCTGGGCCGCGCTGAATCAGGACCAAGCCGCCCCGGACCGGCTCAGAGCGCAGCTGACCTCGTTCGGTAACCGGGTCTTTACGTCCTGA